The Armatimonadota bacterium genome includes a region encoding these proteins:
- a CDS encoding DnaJ domain-containing protein — protein sequence MSKIEISHTDDEQELKDKQAELIRLKTRLTKLELDLATLQAQLHAFEVRYIRSVGVLYSELDEINAQIAEELARIHPDRVEVQNQAQEARAHARETAETVGEVRKKPEEKDAFQPSDEIKQLYRKLAKQIHPDLASDDDDRSQRNDIMAEVNRAYEDGNIERLQQILHEWKTSPEAIKGETIEARLARIVLKIERVRQRLTAIRLEMESLTQSRLHELKIKVEKGEILGRDVLGEMAIRVRKFIEDSKLRLEKLQNTQSEDL from the coding sequence GTGAGCAAGATAGAAATATCTCATACAGATGATGAGCAGGAACTAAAAGATAAACAGGCCGAGTTGATCAGGCTCAAGACTCGGCTCACCAAACTTGAGCTGGACCTGGCAACACTACAGGCCCAGCTTCATGCATTTGAGGTGCGCTATATACGCTCGGTCGGCGTGCTCTACTCCGAGCTTGACGAGATAAACGCTCAAATTGCCGAAGAGCTTGCACGGATCCACCCTGATAGAGTTGAGGTGCAAAACCAGGCCCAGGAGGCGAGAGCCCATGCCCGTGAGACTGCCGAGACTGTCGGTGAGGTCCGTAAGAAGCCCGAAGAAAAAGACGCATTCCAGCCCTCGGACGAAATCAAGCAGCTATATCGAAAACTGGCAAAGCAGATTCACCCCGACCTGGCCTCGGATGACGACGACCGCTCACAGCGTAACGACATAATGGCGGAAGTAAACCGCGCCTACGAGGACGGCAATATCGAGCGCCTGCAGCAGATCCTGCATGAGTGGAAAACCAGTCCTGAAGCAATAAAAGGCGAAACGATTGAAGCAAGGCTCGCCCGCATTGTTCTCAAAATCGAACGGGTAAGACAGAGACTGACGGCGATCCGACTCGAGATGGAAAGTCTTACGCAATCCAGACTCCATGAGCTGAAGATCAAGGTCGAGAAGGGCGAAATACTGGGCCGCGATGTGCTTGGCGAAATGGCAATCCGCGTTCGCAAGTTTATAGAAGATTCCAA
- a CDS encoding isocitrate/isopropylmalate dehydrogenase family protein, producing the protein MSYKITLIPGDGTGPEITEATRRVIEATGVDIEWEVKEAGVDVMEKYGTPLPAGVLDSIRANKVALKGPITTPIGKGFRSVNVALRRELDLYACVRPCKFYPGIRSRYQDVDLVVVRENTEDLYAGVEWDLDSDEANQIINMSGGKIRKDSAISIKPISVTGTRRIVKLAFDYAIANGRKSVTAVAKANIMKFTDGLFYKVAREVAKAYGAKFEWSDLEPEQGDPTLADCAGKGAGIVYNERLVDNMCMQLVQKPELYDVICLPNLYGDILSDLCAGLVGGLGVAPGANIGDGVALFEPTHGSAPKYKGQNKVNPIAMILSGMLMLRHIGETNAADRLEAAVAKIVAEGKDVTYDMKPDRNDPTAVGTSQVADAIIRELGK; encoded by the coding sequence TTGTCATACAAGATCACACTAATCCCGGGCGATGGGACCGGACCTGAAATTACCGAGGCGACTCGCAGGGTCATCGAGGCAACCGGGGTTGATATAGAATGGGAAGTCAAGGAAGCAGGCGTTGACGTAATGGAAAAATACGGCACTCCGCTGCCCGCCGGGGTCCTTGACAGCATCCGAGCCAACAAAGTCGCGCTCAAAGGGCCGATCACCACTCCTATCGGCAAGGGTTTTAGAAGTGTGAATGTGGCCCTGCGCAGGGAGCTTGACCTGTATGCATGCGTGCGGCCCTGTAAGTTTTACCCGGGCATCAGGTCCAGGTATCAGGATGTCGATCTGGTGGTCGTGCGTGAGAACACTGAAGACTTATACGCGGGCGTAGAGTGGGATTTGGATTCTGACGAAGCCAATCAGATCATAAACATGTCCGGCGGAAAGATCCGCAAAGACTCGGCTATCTCGATCAAGCCGATATCGGTCACCGGCACAAGAAGAATCGTCAAGCTCGCGTTCGATTATGCCATCGCCAATGGTCGAAAGAGCGTAACAGCCGTTGCCAAAGCAAATATAATGAAGTTCACAGACGGCCTTTTCTATAAAGTCGCTCGTGAGGTCGCAAAAGCCTATGGAGCAAAGTTTGAGTGGAGCGATCTTGAGCCCGAGCAGGGCGATCCGACTCTGGCCGACTGTGCGGGCAAAGGCGCGGGAATCGTCTATAATGAGCGCCTGGTAGACAACATGTGTATGCAGCTTGTGCAGAAGCCCGAGCTTTATGACGTGATATGCCTGCCAAACCTCTACGGCGATATTCTATCGGACCTTTGCGCGGGTTTGGTCGGCGGGCTGGGTGTTGCTCCCGGTGCGAATATCGGTGACGGTGTCGCACTCTTTGAGCCTACCCATGGCAGCGCGCCTAAATATAAGGGTCAGAACAAAGTCAACCCGATTGCAATGATCCTTTCTGGAATGCTGATGCTCCGGCACATAGGCGAGACTAATGCAGCCGACAGGCTCGAAGCAGCCGTTGCCAAGATAGTTGCCGAGGGCAAGGACGTCACATATGATATGAAGCCGGACCGCAATGATCCGACCGCAGTGGGCACCTCGCAGGTTGCCGATGCGATTATAAGGGAGCTGGGCAAGTAG
- the uppP gene encoding undecaprenyl-diphosphatase UppP gives MLSAWQAIILGAVQGLTEFIPVSSSGHLIAIPYLLHWNYQGKAFDVAAHMGTLVALVAYYWRDWISILSSFASHIFKGKPYDKDDSTGVSGRLFVPILVACVPAAIVGYLWDDLIETKLSVWYVVAPAMAVFGLIMFWADRAGKKQRDMAHMTYVDYITIGVAQAMALLPGVSRSGITITAGLFRNLDRSAAARFSFLLSTPIVFGAGMMALKKVLHTGMVAQEWTAFGWGFASAAIFGYIAIHFLISFLRKNSMTAFVVYRIVFAALMVGVFLLKV, from the coding sequence TTGTTATCCGCTTGGCAAGCTATTATATTGGGGGCCGTTCAAGGCCTTACTGAGTTTATCCCCGTGAGCAGTTCGGGGCATCTTATCGCAATTCCATATCTGCTCCACTGGAACTATCAGGGCAAAGCATTCGATGTAGCCGCTCACATGGGCACGCTTGTCGCTCTGGTTGCATATTACTGGCGCGACTGGATATCTATTCTCTCCAGCTTTGCCTCCCATATATTCAAGGGCAAGCCGTATGACAAGGACGACTCCACCGGTGTGAGCGGCCGCTTGTTTGTTCCTATACTTGTAGCGTGTGTACCTGCAGCCATAGTGGGATATTTATGGGATGACCTGATCGAGACCAAGCTCAGCGTATGGTATGTCGTTGCACCTGCCATGGCCGTATTCGGCCTGATAATGTTTTGGGCTGACCGTGCCGGAAAAAAGCAGCGCGACATGGCTCATATGACCTATGTGGACTACATTACTATCGGCGTTGCGCAGGCAATGGCACTGCTGCCGGGCGTATCCAGGTCCGGTATTACGATCACCGCCGGGCTCTTCAGAAACCTCGACCGTTCCGCAGCCGCAAGGTTCAGTTTCCTCCTTTCGACCCCGATTGTCTTTGGCGCCGGTATGATGGCACTTAAAAAGGTCCTGCACACGGGCATGGTCGCTCAGGAATGGACTGCATTTGGTTGGGGATTTGCAAGCGCAGCCATATTCGGCTACATTGCGATTCACTTCCTGATCAGCTTCCTACGCAAGAACTCCATGACGGCCTTTGTTGTCTATCGGATAGTCTTTGCCGCACTTATGGTTGGAGTCTTTCTCCTTAAAGTGTAG
- a CDS encoding AI-2E family transporter, whose protein sequence is MASGVENSIKVIWGLLVRLVIFVAAAYVLYRVRTILISVLISILLAYALLPLVDWLCKKRALRLHPKTQRLIATIVVFVAFLAVATVMVAVMTTPFNDELSRFTGSFQQYADQLSGFAGSFEKWYANAVPYDVKNLIGNLDYSGLSKTFSIYLQRLLTVTKSWIGLALELILIPVLAFYFVLDHRTLTREMYGLVPKRRRREAIRIGHEIGMILQSYVVGQIILCVLAGVLTGVFLGILSVPYVIVLALFAAITRAIPVIGPVVSGIPIVLVGLLNFHGLAVPMYLLVFVIVMHFAESKFIMPKLIGDRLRLHPAVVIIVLLIGAEFCGLIGMFLAAPVAAIVRELIRLYYIRPHGKVPLLDIEEDPSDAVAV, encoded by the coding sequence ATGGCAAGCGGAGTTGAAAATTCGATAAAAGTCATCTGGGGACTGCTTGTACGGCTGGTCATCTTCGTGGCAGCGGCGTATGTGCTCTATCGTGTCCGCACGATTCTTATATCGGTCTTGATATCTATCCTGCTTGCTTATGCCCTCCTTCCACTTGTGGACTGGCTGTGCAAAAAACGAGCGCTTCGGCTGCACCCGAAGACGCAGAGACTTATAGCCACGATTGTTGTTTTCGTCGCATTCTTGGCAGTTGCAACTGTCATGGTTGCGGTTATGACTACTCCGTTTAATGATGAGCTTTCCCGGTTTACAGGCAGCTTCCAGCAATATGCGGACCAGTTAAGCGGGTTTGCAGGCAGCTTCGAAAAGTGGTATGCAAATGCAGTCCCCTATGATGTCAAGAACCTGATCGGCAATCTGGACTACTCAGGGTTATCGAAAACATTCAGCATATATTTGCAGAGGCTGTTGACCGTCACAAAGTCGTGGATCGGTCTCGCGCTCGAGCTTATACTGATCCCGGTGCTGGCCTTTTATTTCGTGCTCGATCACAGGACGCTTACCCGGGAGATGTATGGTCTGGTTCCAAAAAGACGCCGTCGGGAGGCGATCAGGATCGGACATGAGATCGGTATGATCCTGCAGAGTTATGTCGTTGGGCAGATCATCTTGTGTGTGCTGGCGGGTGTGCTGACCGGAGTCTTTCTGGGGATACTCAGTGTTCCGTATGTTATAGTCCTTGCTCTGTTTGCAGCCATAACTCGTGCGATTCCGGTGATCGGCCCTGTAGTGAGCGGCATCCCCATTGTGTTGGTTGGGCTCTTGAACTTCCACGGCCTTGCCGTCCCGATGTATTTACTAGTATTCGTTATAGTCATGCATTTCGCCGAGAGTAAGTTTATCATGCCCAAGCTGATAGGTGACCGGCTCAGGCTCCACCCGGCAGTGGTAATCATCGTGCTGCTGATCGGAGCGGAGTTCTGCGGACTGATCGGGATGTTCCTTGCGGCTCCCGTTGCGGCAATCGTGCGTGAACTGATCCGGCTGTATTATATCCGGCCGCACGGCAAAGTGCCTCTTTTGGATATAGAAGAAGATCCTAGTGATGCTGTGGCTGTTTAG